The following coding sequences lie in one Montipora foliosa isolate CH-2021 chromosome 11, ASM3666993v2, whole genome shotgun sequence genomic window:
- the LOC137975157 gene encoding protein phosphatase 1E-like, whose translation MSVEFTEEEKRQTISFLRQVLADQPNVFEDCDSLPLRVCPLPISVNELEGQCIDWCLQYLSKCKVPEFTAALIAQAAVKELKESDLSDYRQEGSEDSLLKTAEVAKDVFNKVLEVCKHWEKDCPSLYKSKMVYESCVHAIKNTRRKMEDKHVVLPQFNNLFGFAEDHPCSQAFFAVYDGHSGVDASDYAAIHLHCHLARSRNITKDPAQALKEAFEKTDECFVAKAKREGLRSGSTGVAVLISGESLYVAWLGDSQVVLSKGGQAAQLMSPHKPDREDERQRIEALGGCVVYFGAWRVNGSLSVSRAIGDAEHKPYISGEPEVEEFILEGDEDFLILACDGLWDVVKPPEAVECVVQYLAEGGERSSVAKLLVDSAKNAGSNDNITVVVVFLDAHKRDAHVKAITDDIPNIDLTEVEQLFLFENGTNDQRHCVNTENASALSPELSPDSPRSSSNEGK comes from the exons ATGAGTGTTGAGTTTACGGAGGAGGAAAAACGACAGACTATAAGTTTCTTGCGTCAAGTTCTCGCCGATCAACCGAATGTGTTTGAAGACTGTGACTCATTGCCACTTCGGGTTTGTCCACTTCCAATCTCTGTAAACGAATTAGAAGGCCAATGTATCGACTGGTGTTTACAGTACCTCAGCAAATG TAAAGTTCCAGAATTTACTGCAGCGCTTATTGCCCAAGCTGCTGTCAAAGAACTCAAAGAATCTGATCTTTCTGACTACAGACAAGAGGGATCAGAGGACTCAC ttctCAAAACTGCTGAAGTTGCTAAAGATGTTTTCAATAAAGTTCTTGAAGTTTGCAAACATTGGGAAAAGGATTGCCCATCATTGTACAAGTCAAAGATGGTGTATGAATCTTGCGTTCATGCCATCAAAAACACACGAAGGAAAATGGAGGATAAACATGTCGTACTGCCTCAATTTAATAATCTCTTTGGATTTGCAGAG GATCACCCTTGCAGTCAGGCATTCTTTGCTGTTTATGATGGACATAGTGGTGTTGATGCTTCCGATTACGCTGCTATACACCTTCACTGTCACCTTGCAAGAAGCAGAAACATAACTAAAGATCCAGCGCAGGCTTTAAAGGAAGCTTTTGAAAAGACAGATGAGTGTTTTGTCGCAAAAGCTAAAAGGGAG GGTCTTCGAAGCGGTTCTACTGGTGTAGCCGTTCTAATCAGTGGTGAATCACTCTATGTTGCATGGTTAGGGGACTCTCAAGTTGTTCTCAGCAAAGGTGGACAGGCTGCTCAGCTGATGAGTCCACACAAACCGGATAGAGAG GATGAAAGGCAGCGCATTGAAGCTCTTGGAGGCTGTGTTGTGTATTTTGGTGCTTGGCGAGTAAATGGAAGCCTGTCTGTATCACGTGCAATTGGTGATGCGGAGCACAAACCATACATTAGTGGAGAGCCTGAGGTTGAGGAGTTCATTTTAGAAG GTGATGAAGACTTTCTTATATTAGCATGTGATGGCTTATGGGACGTTGTCAAACCTCCCGAAGCTGTTGAATGTGTGGTGCAGTACTTAGCTGAGGGCGGAGAAAGATCTTCTGTTGCCAAACTTCTTGTTGATAGTGCTAAAAATGCTGGGTCCAATGACAACATCACAGTGGTTGTTGTATTCTTGGATGCTCATAAGAGAGATGCCCACGTTAAAGCCATAACTGACGATATCCCTAACATTGATTTGACTGAAGTTGAACAGCTTTTCTTGTTTGAGAATGGTACAAACGACCAGAGGCACTGTGTCAATACAGAGAATGCATCTGCATTATCCCCTGAACTCTCGCCAGATTCTCCCAGGTCATCAAGCAACGAAGGAAAATGA